In the genome of Pichia kudriavzevii chromosome 4, complete sequence, one region contains:
- a CDS encoding uncharacterized protein (PKUD0D03940; similar to Saccharomyces cerevisiae YOR217W (RFC1); ancestral locus Anc_8.637) — MAVIDDFFGKNKVQQNKVKRRATQPKPSARAAAATSVTGGDERVIKKPKLELDENSNDATQKLSAEDVLKTIPDLDLDSVDIGSGKFSFANKQDDPSSSHNDFQVEALANGRENCLNGLTIVFTGNLPTIDRDHAVQLAKRYGAKVTSSISKNTSLVVIGTGAGPSKISKIKSLGTKCVNEDGFVELISKMPADGGAGEKAQKELAKKREEERKVEMEIEEEIAKEKKQQQEEKRKRLDVAMNSPGLSSSGSAYVKPPVDRSTQLWTDRYAPTDMKQICGNKGNVEMLYNWLATWFDKPHDMKGSSIDAFKAVLISGPPGIGKTTAATLLSKKLGYDVIEKNASDFRSKKVLNDSLKVSLDNTSVAGFFKHEDHTATTNNKKIVLLMDEVDGMSSGDNGGVAQLAAFCRETKTPMILICNDKSLPKMRTLDRCCFDLVWRRPSAREMKSRLMTIAHREGLKLDPNIIDKLVSITHNDIRQIINIMSTVARTQKSLNFDNLNDMQDSWEKEVSLKPFDVIPRLLSVSNLSINEKIGLYFNDMDIIPLMVHENYKLTKPIKAGNNNLKHLKQLSIASDLISESDHVNSLIRSGEQQWSLLPFHAIMSTVYPAFEVAGQIAGRINFTSWLGQNSKRMKFDRIVQNLQYHSCIKTGTNNIDLRLDYVPFLREKLIKPLVDEGLDGISTVLELMDEYYLTKEDFDNILELSVHGSMKVDDKYKKVPTKVKSAFTRKYNSYLHPTVIYKTGDSVSKGRGKKSSTHLGEFGEEEGDGLEADADADADTANGEDDENGNQDISKDSLIKTVIPKSTKKVASKKAKK, encoded by the coding sequence ATGGCTGTGATAGATGACTTCTTTGGTAAAAATAAGGTACAACAAAACAAGGTGAAAAGAAGAGCCACACAGCCCAAACCATCGGCTAGAGCGGCAGCAGCAACTTCAGTCACGGGTGGTGATGAACGTGTTATAAAGAAACCTAAGCTGGAATTGGATGAAAACAGCAACGATGCAACACAGAAACTAAGTGCAGAGGACGTTTTAAAGACAATTCCAGATTTAGACCTAGATTCAGTCGACATTGGGTCTGGCAAATTTTCCTTTGCTAACAAGCAAGATgatccttcttcttcccaCAACgattttcaagttgaagCATTAGCCAATGGAAGAGAAAACTGTCTCAATGGGTTGACCATTGTTTTCACGGGGAATCTACCCACCATTGATAGGGATCACGCGGTACAGTTGGCCAAAAGATATGGTGCAAAAGTCACGAGCAGTATAAGTAAAAATACCTCTTTAGTTGTAATAGGTACGGGTGCTGGTCCATCGAAAATCTCCAAGATCAAAAGTTTGGGCACCAAGTGTGTCAATGAGGACGGATTTGTGGAATTGATTTCGAAGATGCCTGCAGACGGCGGTGCCGGGGAGAAGGCGCAGAAGGAACTggcaaagaaaagagaagaggAGAGGAAGGTTGAGATGGAAATAGAGGAGGAGATTGCTaaagagaagaaacaacaacaagaggaaaaaagGAAGCGTTTAGATGTGGCAATGAATTCGCCTGGGTTGTCATCGTCAGGATCTGCATATGTGAAACCGCCAGTTGACCGCTCAACACAACTATGGACCGATAGATATGCACCAACTGACATGAAACAGATCTGCGGTAACAAGGGGAACGTTGAAATGTTGTACAATTGGCTAGCTACTTGGTTCGATAAACCACACGATATGAAAGGATCCAGCATTGATGCATTCAAGGCTGTTTTGATTAGTGGACCACCAGGGATTGGTAAAACAACAGCTGCCACTCTTTTATCGAAAAAATTGGGGTatgatgttattgaaaaaaatgccaGTGATTTTAGATCTAAAAAAGTATTAAACGACAGTTTGAAAGTTTCGCTTGATAATACCTCAGTTGCTGGTTTCTTCAAACACGAAGATCATACCGCtaccaccaacaacaagaagattgttttgttgatggatgaagttgatggtATGTCAAGTGGTGATAATGGTGGTGTCGCACAGCTGGCAGCTTTTTGTAGGGAGACCAAGACaccaatgattttgatctGTAATGATAAATCGTTGCCAAAGATGAGAACGTTAGACAGATGTTGCTTTGATTTGGTCTGGAGAAGACCCTCTGCAAGAGAAATGAAATCCAGATTGATGACAATTGCCCACAGAGAAGGTTTGAAGCTGGATCCAAATATAATAGATAAGTTGGTGTCCATTACGCACAATGATATCAGGCAAATCATAAATATCATGTCTACAGTTGCTAGAACACAAAAGTCTCTTAACTTTGACAATCTGAACGATATGCAGGATTCATGGGAGAAAGAGGTTTCACTGAAACCATTCGATGTTATCCCCAGATTATTATCTGTTAGTAATTTGTCCATCAATGAAAAGATTGGGCTCTATTTCAACGATATGGATATCATACCACTGATGGTCCATGAAAATTATAAGCTTACGAAGCCCATAAAGGCTGGGAATAATAATCTAAAGCATTTAAAGCAATTATCAATAGCATCAGACTTAATATCCGAAAGTGATCATGTCAATTCCTTGATTCGATCCGGAGAACAGCAATGGTCCCTTTTACCCTTCCATGCCATTATGTCAACGGTTTACCCGGCATTTGAAGTAGCAGGACAAATTGCAGGCCGTATCAACTTTACTAGCTGGCTAGGTCAGAATTCGAAGCGGATGAAGTTTGATAGAATTGTGCAGAACTTACAGTATCATTCGTGTATCAAGACAGGCACTAATAACATTGATTTAAGATTGGATTACGTTCCGTTTTTAAGGGAAAAACTGATTAAGCCTTTAGTTGATGAGGGCCTTGATGGGATTTCTACTGTATTAGAGTTGATGGATGAATATTATCTAACAAAGGAAGACTTTGATAACATACTTGAGCTTTCAGTCCATGGAAGTATGAAAGTAGATGACAAGTACAAGAAAGTCCCAACGAAAGTGAAGAGTGCGTTTACAAGAAAGTATAACTCCTATTTACACCCCACGGTTATTTACAAAACTGGTGATTCGGTCTCGAAGGGGAGAGGTAAGAAATCCTCGACTCATCTTGGAGAATTCGGGGAGGAGGAAGGTGATGGTTTGGAGGCTGATGCCGATGCCGATGCAGATACGGCTAATGGcgaagatgatgaaaatgggaatCAAGACATCAGCAAAGACTCGCTTATTAAAACCGTTATCCCCAAGTCAACCAAGAAGGTGGCTTCCAAAAAGGCTAAGAAATAG
- a CDS encoding uncharacterized protein (PKUD0D03950; similar to Saccharomyces cerevisiae YOR049C (RSB1); ancestral locus Anc_5.647), producing the protein MGNLSLLLEQTSGIPTGLQSYIVELTQSLPLSTTVPSTISQPYETITSVIAHAEQRQLSAYSVLNVVTASASSVSLINDIIQAQATLNFYELLEKAATETNTASKAGIMTQAAEASQIMLKMFNEQAYYSGNYPSLGGNTALLVVFSLFLCMQVISGVFFHQYWFLVCWTLGLILEIIGYAGRIWSSQNIMNFNAFVMQLVCITLAPCFMMAGIYYVIAQLTLIYGEKYSVLKPMQYSLIFIVCDIISIVLQAIGGGVAASALSVYESTDAGSHIMVGGLAFQVFTILVFQLMWYYLIFNIYIAHKTNGDDAFNPRFAHVRQRKWLIPFMGVVSITVLLVFVRSIYRLAELSEGWSSAPATKEIYFMILEALMMSLGTCIISFLPPGLAYGREAHLYIDKSLKQTFSFKRNPDADNEFGKEEKNDVGNMFDCSDSANSSFHDQPRFL; encoded by the coding sequence ATGGGCAACCTGTCATTGTTACTTGAACAAACCAGCGGGATTCCAACGGGTCTTCAGTCTTACATTGTGGAGTTGACACAATCCTTGCCGTTGTCAACTACCGTTCCATCGACAATTTCACAGCCTTATGAGACCATCACCTCTGTTATTGCACATGCCGAACAAAGACAACTTTCTGCATATAGTGTCCTCAATGTTGTCACCGCTTCTGCATCTTCTGTTAGTTTAATCAACGATATTATTCAAGCACAGGCAACACTAAACTTTTATGAATTATTAGAGAAGGCCGCTACGGAAACCAATACTGCTTCAAAGGCTGGTATAATGACACAAGCCGCAGAGGCTTCACAAATCATGTTAAAGATGTTCAATGAACAAGCATATTATTCGGGTAATTATCCCTCATTGGGTGGTAACACCGCtttgttggttgttttctctttatttCTATGCATGCAGGTCATTTCCGGTGTTTTCTTTCACCAGTATTGGTTCTTGGTCTGTTGGACTTTGGGattgattttggaaatcattGGTTACGCCGGAAGAATTTGGTCGAGTCAAAATATTATGAATTTCAATGCCTTTGTTATGCAGTTGGTTTGTATTACCTTAGCTCCTTGTTTTATGATGGCCGGTATTTATTATGTTATTGCCCAACTGACCCTTATTTATGGTGAAAAGTACTCGGTTTTGAAACCAATGCAgtattctttgatttttattGTCTGCGATATTATATCTATTGTCTTGCAAGCTATTGGTGGTGGTGTTGCTGCAAGTGCTTTATCCGTCTACGAATCCACTGATGCTGGTTCTCACATCATGGTTGGTGGTTTGGCCTTCCAAGTGTTTACAATTTTAGTTTTCCAGTTAATGTGGtattatttgattttcaacatttaCATTGCGCATAAGACCAACGGTGATGATGCTTTCAACCCTAGATTTGCTCATGTTaggcaaagaaaatggtTAATACCATTTATGGGTGTTGTATCGATCACAGTTCTGTTGGTTTTTGTCAGATCTATTTACAGATTGGCGGAATTATCTGAAGGTTGGTCTTCTGCTCCTGCGACTAAGGAAATATATTTCATGATATTAGAAGCGTTGATGATGTCGCTTGGTACTTGTATTATTTCGTTCCTACCTCCTGGCTTAGCATATGGTAGAGAAGCACATCTTTACATTGATAAATCCCTCAAGCAAACATTCTCCTTCAAAAGAAACCCTGATGCAGATAACGAGTTTggtaaagaagaaaagaatgaCGTCGGTAATATGTTTGACTGTTCTGATTCTGCCAACTCTTCATTCCACGACCAGCCTAGGTTTTTATAA
- a CDS encoding uncharacterized protein (PKUD0D03960; similar to Saccharomyces cerevisiae YBR163W (EXO5); ancestral locus Anc_8.518): MLKKKLQTIKVRIPVPHNIQNLKAKSVEVSEYKKSPQHSDAEVIRQIKRLCQTTNNENNNNIDIDPKIQAKTLNRDKKEDLSYQIDALADRLNNLKHSKYLPLEFTTTVKDSTPYDYLAKASIGQEKKRLSVTKIIPYRYCELKSMYEVYLGFEMHRSEAMKHGVEIHRTMEINDHPQRPILVESANQESRSLVDVDAEELQPADRSTRQTRKKMVDQTLKRMSRLNNQNVVTLQDPELSDDISVKNPETSFIKDEGKYNQEKDRESWINTTLKDAKTNGERGEAVDKNSIFADIEKAQMVAGTSRRTDELNSKMTLITEAIDKGFQIIPKIRLKGEKEPSGSDAFKLTQTLIRYLQLFRKGTCHEVLVHGFYNPHIEDLIIPSNKKQLIEDDKITISGVIDQLKLQSVQEGAFPLFQKEISEKLEGTETFEQLIKTIEDVTRSWVSEQDPMIELVINDDKTRMFNARPTRIVQQQNLVQVGMYAKLLGLLTNNVDFTYHSWLCNMKDRGNEVFEPLSNDVVSFCSICSDLLFNDFLRLKNGEMIDYSDIVDGPYSASGMTKFIYENTTDDTSLDILAGEWIYPPTLAHITARLSQVQLLVKPFFHKKIEVTYLFADPKNSGKLKVIDVSQSQYDEEFINEQIHLGMDLWMGRREPAGPLMPQACKNCEFNHKCQIPLKRQGLL, translated from the coding sequence atgctaaaaaaaaagttgcaAACTATCAAGGTGAGAATACCTGTTCCTCATAATATACAAAATTTGAAGGCCAAAAGTGTTGAAGTATCAGAATACAAAAAAAGCCCACAACATTCAGACGCTGAAGTTATCAGACAAATAAAGAGGCTATGCCAAACAActaataatgaaaacaacaataacattGATATCGATCCTAAGATTCAAGCTAAAACTTTGAATCGTGATAAAAAGGAAGACCTATCGTATCAAATTGACGCGTTAGCTGATAGGTTGAATAACCTGAAACACTCAAAGTATCTCCCTCTTGAATTTACTACAACTGTAAAGGACAGCACCCCATACGACTATTTAGCCAAAGCAAGTATAGgtcaagagaaaaagagacTCTCGGTTACAAAAATAATACCCTATAGATACTGCGagttgaaatcaatgtatGAAGTTTATCTTGGGTTTGAGATGCACCGATCTGAGGCCATGAAACATGGTGTTGAAATACATCGCACAATGGAAATTAACGACCACCCACAAAGACCTATTTTGGTGGAATCTGCAAATCAAGAAAGTAGGAGTTTAGTCGATGTTGATGCTGAGGAGCTACAACCTGCTGATAGATCAACACGTCAAACCAGAAAAAAGATGGTAGATCAAACACTAAAACGAATGTCCAGACTGAATAACCAAAATGTTGTCACTTTGCAAGATCCCGAGTTGAGTGATGATATCAGCGTTAAAAACCCCGAAACCTCATTTATTAAGGACGAGggaaaatataatcaagaaaaagacAGAGAATCATGGATTAATACTACACTCAAGGACGCAAAAACAAATGGGGAAAGAGGAGAAGCTGTAGACAAAAATAGTATTTTTGCTGATATCGAAAAAGCACAGATGGTGGCAGGCACTTCGAGAAGAACAGATGAACTCAATTCGAAAATGACATTAATTACTGAAGCTATTGATAAAGGCTTCCAGATAATTCCGAAGATTCGACTGAAAGGCGAAAAAGAGCCATCGGGGTCAGATGCTTTCAAGTTGACACAAACTCTTATTAGATATCTTCAGTTGTTCCGAAAGGGAACATGCCACGAAGTGCTAGTGCATGGGTTTTATAACCCacatattgaagatttaaTAATACCATCAAACAAGAAGCAACtaattgaagatgataaaaTCACTATAAGCGGTGTAATTGATCAACTAAAGCTTCAGAGTGTACAAGAAGGTGCTTTTCCTCTGTTCCAGAAAGAAATtagtgaaaaattggaaggTACCGAAAcatttgaacaattgataaaaaccATTGAGGACGTTACTAGGTCATGGGTCTCAGAACAAGATCCAATGATTGAATTAGTGatcaatgatgataaaACTAGGATGTTCAATGCCAGACCAACACGAATagttcaacaacagaatTTAGTTCAAGTTGGTATGTACGCCAAACTATTGGGACTACTTACAAATAATGTTGATTTCACCTACCACTCATGGTTATGTAATATGAAGGATAGAGGgaatgaagtttttgaacCATTATCTAATGATGTTGTTTCCTTTTGCTCGATTTGCAGTGATTTATTATTTAACGATTTTCtaagattgaagaatggTGAAATGATCGATTATTCAGATATTGTGGACGGTCCTTATTCAGCATCTGGTATGACGAAGTTCATATATGAAAATACAACAGATGACACTAGTCTTGATATACTTGCTGGAGAATGGATCTATCCACCAACATTGGCACATATCACAGCGAGGTTATCACAAGTTCAGCTGTTGGTAAAACCCTTTTTTCACAAGAAAATCGAAGTTACTTACCTTTTTGCAGACCCCAAAAATTCTGGCAAATTAAAGGTAATTGATGTTTCTCAAAGCCAATATGATGAAGAGTTCATCAATGAGCAAATACATTTAGGGATGGACCTATGGATGGGTAGGAGGGAACCGGCTGGCCCATTAATGCCACAAGCTTGCAAGAATTGCGAATTCAATCACAAGTGCCAAATACCCCTCAAAAGACAAGGCCTATTGTAG
- a CDS encoding uncharacterized protein (PKUD0D03970): MGSPILLLSFPFPLFVPILLTSFFSSFYLFSSCSFEFLFLSTPNPPQSLFPNQFLEMVKINTLLTGFLSLASASAAFVKRYDNSTSSCVPTTISSTSIVSVYGPQFTGVPSNKYVVPTVVGDLVSNDAPEFTVYIPQSLYNLTGLELELTSAVGFDVSPESYTLYSGDIGDFVYPGQIYETSNTGLVFDGRTQDPLLKITIIGIPEANQPVFIADFVLTLDVISSSGLQKRDTLTFNLSFSIKNSAYISSSSVASTSESSQATTGATTGATTGATTGETTGETTGATTGATTGATTGATTGETTGATTGATGETTGATTGATGETTGATTGATTGATTGAITSELTNGEASTIYVSSTTVKTITSCSDDKCTEQTQNGFDAVVVTKSNDIITSYTTFCPAGVDTPSAKTMVSLEKTVTIGATVTVINTVCEASEGVVATTLTGSENDTTFTTVVTLTQITPKSKTSSSSLSPAVATSASAPVEQTNAPQQTTVATATGEATAATYGSTSVTVPAHTGESQSAEGAVFDSTSVTIPEQTGTSSDSISVTVPVQTGDSQVYEGVAASNKATSGALFGVIGLMMFL; this comes from the coding sequence ATGGGCTCTCCCATCTTGTTGCTTTCCTTTCCTTTCCCTCTGTTTGTTCCTATCCTTTTAacctctttcttttcctctttttatcttttctcttcttgttcttttgaatttttatttctttcaacACCCAACCCTCCTCAATCTCTCTTCCCCAATCAGTTTTTAGAAATGGTTAAAATCAACACTCTTCTGACGGGTTTCCTGTCGCTTGCGAGTGCGTCAGCTGCATTTGTCAAGAGATACGATAACTCAACATCTTCGTGTGTGCCAACAACGATCTCTTCTACTTCGATTGTTTCTGTTTACGGTCCTCAGTTTACTGGTGTGCCATCAAATAAGTACGTTGTTCCAACCGTTGTTGGTGACTTGGTTTCAAACGATGCTCCAGAATTCACCGTTTACATTCCTCAGTCCTTGTACAATTTAACCGGTTTGGAATTAGAGTTAACTTCAGCGGTTGGTTTCGATGTGTCACCAGAATCTTATACTTTATATTCAGGTGACATTGGCGATTTTGTTTACCCAGGCCAAATTTATGAAACATCAAATACTGGTTTGGTTTTTGACGGTAGAACGCAAGATCCTTTACTAAAGATTACCATTATTGGTATCCCTGAAGCAAACCAACCAGTTTTCATTGCTGATTTTGTTCTCACTTTAGAtgtaatttcatcatctggCTTACAAAAGAGGGACACCTTAACTTTTAATTTGTCATTCTCTATTAAGAATTCGGCATATATCTCCTCGTCTTCTGTTGCATCAACAAGTGAATCCTCCCAAGCTACTACTGGTGCTACTACTGGTGCTACTACTGGTGCTACTACTGGTGAAACTACTGGTGAAACTACTGGTGCTACTACTGGTGCTACTACCGGTGCTACTACTGGTGCTACTACTGGTGAAACTACCGGAGCTACTACCGGAGCTACTGGTGAAACTACCGGAGCTACTACCGGAGCTACTGGTGAAACTACCGGAGCTACTACCGGTGCTACTACCGGTGCTACTACTGGTGCAATTACTTCTGAGCTCACTAATGGTGAAGCTTCCACTATTTATGTCAGTTCAACTACCGTCAAAACCATTACTTCTTGCTCTGACGACAAATGTACCgaacaaactcaaaatgGTTTTGACGCTGTCGTTGTTACTAAGAGTAACGATATTATCACCTCTTATACCACTTTCTGTCCAGCAGGTGTTGATACTCCTAGCGCAAAGACTATggtttctcttgaaaagaCAGTCACGATTGGTGCTACAGTTACGGTCATTAACACCGTATGTGAAGCATCCGAAGGTGTTGTTGCAACTACCTTAACTGGTAGCGAGAATGATACCACTTTCACTACCGTGGTTACATTAACTCAAATCACTCCAAAGAGTAAGACATCATCGTCTAGCTTATCACCTGCGGTAGCAACTAGTGCATCTGCTCCTGTTGAACAAACCAATGCTCCACAACAAACTACTGTTGCGACTGCGACGGGTGAAGCCACCGCGGCCACTTATGGTTCGACCTCTGTGACTGTTCCAGCACATACAGGTGAATCGCAATCCGCTGAAGGTGCAGTGTTTGATTCAACCTCTGTCACCATTCCAGAACAAACCGGCACGTCGTCTGATTCAATCTCTGTCACTGTTCCAGTACAAACCGGTGATTCTCAAGTCTACGAAGGTGTAGCAGCATCTAATAAGGCAACATCCGGCGCCTTATTTGGTGTAATTGGTTTGATGATGTTCTTATAA
- a CDS encoding uncharacterized protein (PKUD0D03980; similar to Saccharomyces cerevisiae YOR260W (GCD1); ancestral locus Anc_8.709) codes for MEFNAVIFCGDGQNLVPLTSPGESRIPKALLPVANKPLIEYVLEWCDQAPFKSVNLVTDMKNEKMIAEVITAYNSKRNLELRNSSPVKLFTSELKSTGAILNDIFPVKEEDEYEEENYIILPCDFITDVPPQVFIEVYRGNSDENMGLSVFYYNCLENIDKKVLKSNYTVYSNQENGNSVLLDMYSKDFVTIDKFLKIRTQLLWRYPTTSISTKLLDSFIFFMNGKCRTTNKNNEDIETSRSINKVKRDLARNSWKHSSGKSTIGMFALPRNAFFVRVNNLPVYMEVNRHYLKEFAKSGNRTNATKGSANIGVDCLVEEDAEIGERTTVKRSVIGKDVKIGKKCRISASVILDGVTIEDEVQLENCIIGKNVKIEYRGKLVNCNVEGSYTVGKNVNLKGETLKNLNLDELSDGGVFYEGSEDETTDESGSEGGVSEYDDEGFEEEEYEDDIFAR; via the coding sequence ATGGAGTTTAATGCAGTTATATTTTGCGGTGATGGTCAAAATTTAGTTCCCTTAACCAGTCCAGGAGAGTCAAGGATTCCAAAGGCATTATTGCCTGTTGCTAATAAGCCGTTGATTGAATATGTTCTGGAATGGTGTGATCAAGCGCCTTTCAAAAGTGTCAATTTGGTCACAGACATGAAGAATGAGAAAATGATTGCTGAGGTGATTACGGCGTAcaattcaaagagaaatttGGAACTTCGAAATTCAAGTCCTGTGAAGTTATTCACTTCTGAATTAAAATCCACAGGTGCTATTCTGAATGATATTTTCCCAGTtaaagaggaagatgaaTATGAGGAAGAGAACTATATTATTCTTCCTTGTGATTTTATCACCGATGTTCCTCCTCAGGTTTTCATTGAGGTCTATCGAGGTAACAGCGATGAAAATATGGGATTGAGTGTTTTCTATTACAACTGTTTGGAAAATATCGATAAAAAGGTTTTGAAGAGCAACTATACAGTTTATTCGAACCAAGAAAATGGTAATAGTGTCTTGTTGGACATGTATTCCAAAGATTTCGTCacaattgacaaatttctcaaaatcCGAACACAGTTATTATGGAGATATCCAACAACATCGATTTCAACGAAACTCCTAGAttcctttattttcttcatgaatGGTAAATGTAGAACgacaaataaaaacaacGAGGATATAGAAACAAGCAGAAGTATCAACAAGGTCAAAAGAGACTTAGCAAGAAACAGTTGGAAACACTCTAGTGGAAAATCAACTATAGGTATGTTTGCATTACCAAGAAACGCCTTTTTTGTACGTGTTAACAATTTACCAGTCTATATGGAAGTCAATAGacattatttgaaagaatttgCGAAATCAGGCAACAGAACCAATGCTACCAAAGGTAGTGCAAATATTGGTGTGGATTGTTTGGTTGAAGAGGATGCGGAAATTGGAGAACGTACAACAGTCAAAAGAAGTGTTATTGGTAAAGATGTCAAGATTGGTAAGAAATGTCGTATTAGTGCAAGTGTTATTCTTGATGGCGTGACAATTGAGGATGAAGTACAGTTGGAGAACTGTATTATCGGTAAAAATGTCAAGATTGAATACAGAGGCAAGCTTGTTAATTGTAATGTTGAAGGTTCATATACTGTTGGTAAAAACGTCAACCTGAAAGGTgaaactttgaagaatctgaACCTTGACGAGTTGAGTGATGGTGGTGTTTTCTATGAAGGtagtgaagatgaaaccACTGATGAGTCCGGAAGTGAGGGAGGAGTTAGTGAgtatgatgatgaaggctttgaagaggaagaatatgaagatgatatttttgCTCGTTAG
- a CDS encoding uncharacterized protein (PKUD0D03990; similar to Saccharomyces cerevisiae YOR259C (RPT4); ancestral locus Anc_8.708), which produces MSEENDPLLAALNDDQSNDQNEQTQSQSQSNGETPRLDADGDTEIPNATVENVEDIDPAEKERHDALTALKNKLIEHLHYETKLKEMRKSLIDLDKEYNKTEDDIKALQSIGQIIGEVLKQLDNDRYIVKASSGPRYIVGCRTTLNKEKLVKGVRVSLDMTTLTIMRILPREVDPSVYNMTTFEPGEISFTGIGGLNEQVRELREVIELPLKNPELFQRVGIKQPKGVLLYGPPGTGKTLLAKAAAATIGANFIFSPASAIVDKYIGESARLVREMFSYAKEHEPCIIFMDEVDAIGGRRFSEGTSADREIQRTLMELLNQMDGFDSLGQTKIIMATNRPDTLDPALLRPGRLDRKIEIPLPNEAGRLEIFKIHIAKVQKRGDIDFEPLVKMSDGFNGADIRNVITEAGFFAIREDRDYIIQGDLMKAVRKMVENKKLEGKLDYQKL; this is translated from the coding sequence ATGAGTGAAGAAAACGATCCTCTTTTAGCTGCTTTGAATGATGATCAATCCAATGATCAAAACGAACAGACGCAGTCACAATCGCAAAGCAACGGTGAGACTCCTCGGCTAGATGCCGATGGAGACACCGAAATACCCAATGCAACCGTGGAAAATGTAGAAGATATAGATCCGGCTGAGAAGGAGAGACATGATGCATTGACTgctttgaaaaacaagCTAATCGAACATTTACACTATGAGACCAAATTAAAGGAGATGCGTAAAAGCTTGATTGATTTAGATAAAGAATACAACAAaactgaagatgatatAAAGGCGTTACAATCTATTGGTCAAATAATTGGTGAAGTTTTGAAGCAATTAGATAATGATAGATATATTGTCAAAGCATCTTCAGGTCCTCGTTATATTGTTGGATGTCGTACAACCCttaataaagaaaagttAGTTAAGGGTGTTAGGGTGTCATTGGATATGACTACATTGACAATAATGCGTATATTGCCACGTGAGGTAGATCCATCTGTTTATAACATGACAACTTTTGAACCTGGTGAGATTTCATTTACCGGTATTGGTGGTTTAAACGAACAGGTTAGAGAATTAAGAGAAGTTATTGAATTACCGTTGAAAAACCCTGAATTATTCCAAAGAGTCGGTATCAAGCAACCTAAGGGGGTGCTACTATATGGTCCTCCGGGTACTGGTAAGACTTTATTAGCAAAGGCAGCTGCTGCCACTATTGGTGCGAACTTCATATTCTCACCTGCAAGTGCtattgttgataaatatattgGTGAATCGGCCAGATTAGTGAGAGAAATGTTTAGCTATGCAAAGGAACACGAACCttgtattattttcatGGATGAAGTTGATGCTATTGGTGGTAGAAGATTTAGTGAAGGTACATCTGCTGATCGTGAAATTCAAAGGACTCTTatggaattgttgaatcaaATGGATGGATTTGATTCTCTAGGACAGACCAAGATTATCATGGCAACCAATAGGCCAGATACTTTAGATCCAGCTTTGCTAAGACCGGGTAGATTAGatagaaaaattgaaattccATTGCCTAACGAAGCAGGTCGTTTGGAGATTTTCAAGATTCATATTGCCAAAGTCCAAAAACGAGGagatattgattttgagcCATTAGTCAAGATGAGTGATGGTTTCAATGGTGCCGATATCAGAAATGTCATAACCGAAGCCGGATTTTTTGCAATCAGAGAGGATAGAGACTATATTATTCAGGGTGATTTGATGAAGGCAGTAAGAAAGATGGTcgaaaataaaaaacttGAAGGTAAACTGGATTACCAAAAGTTATAG